The following proteins come from a genomic window of Paucimonas lemoignei:
- the dgdA gene encoding class III aminotransferase → MPLATLIRRSSLPCPEVSAEQAEQLLAQHYQLSGALKELGSQQDRNFLVDTGTHRYVLKICHGDYSAVELEAQHAALGHLADHSTVNVPGVVRATNGEQLLTLELGGNRVHVRLLEFIDGQALSHLRHLPADVVVGLGELCAQVDRSLAAFEHPGLERILQWDPRHAQALIKHLLPIISNEDERACIAEAAEQAQRRLISLIPALPLQTVHLDITEYNVVWSRESATQWRLQGLIDFGDLVTTWRIADLSGTCAALLHHAEGDPLYILPAIRAYHAINPLQLEELQALWPLIIARSAVLVLSSEQQAVIEPDNTYIQANIASEWGIFDVATSVPIALMEAAILAWVGMEPISTNAAPAYQPLLPSLAGREFRQVDLGVLSEHFVAGNWQHSGIDEQLLKRASRETGQAASRFGEYRLSRTLIDSAKEPETFALHVELHLATQAPLHAPFAGTLRLTADAALLLVGEQMSLRLWGATLELTPGASVAAGDMIGQGSGSLVLQLCAVPELSPPLFATPAWAGAWRQLCPSPAALLGFDCDAPALPDAAQLLARRDASFARSQKHYYQAPPQIERGWRNHLIDMQGRSYLDMLNNVAVLGHGHPRMATEAARQWSLLNTNSRFHYAAIAEFSERLLKLAPEGFDRVFMVNSGSEANDLAIRLAWAYRGGRDMLSVLEAYHGWSVATDAISTSIADNPQALSTRPEWVHPVTAPNTYRGEFRGADSAPQYVRSVDQVLEQLAAQQRQVAGFICEPVYGNAGGISLPAGYLQQVYQKVRAQGGVCIADEVQVGYGRLGHYFWGFEEQGVVPDIITMAKGMGNGHPLGVVITRREIAEALEAEGYFFSSAGGSPVSCRIGMAVLDVMAEEKLWENAAVVGDHFKARLQDLVAVHPLVGAVHGSGFYLGLELVRNRQTLEPATEETTYLCDRLRDLSIFMQPTGDYLNILKIKPPMCTTRQSVDFFVDSVSKVLAELE, encoded by the coding sequence ATGCCGCTCGCTACGCTGATCCGCCGCTCCAGTTTGCCCTGTCCCGAAGTGAGTGCCGAACAGGCCGAGCAACTGCTGGCGCAGCATTACCAACTAAGTGGTGCACTCAAAGAGCTGGGTAGCCAGCAGGATCGCAATTTTCTGGTTGATACGGGCACCCATCGCTACGTGCTGAAAATCTGCCACGGGGATTATTCGGCCGTCGAGCTTGAGGCTCAGCACGCTGCGTTAGGGCATCTGGCAGACCATTCGACGGTCAACGTCCCGGGGGTCGTGCGCGCCACTAATGGTGAGCAACTGCTGACCTTGGAGCTGGGCGGCAATCGGGTGCATGTGCGCCTGCTGGAATTCATCGACGGCCAGGCGTTGAGTCACTTGCGCCATCTGCCTGCGGATGTGGTGGTGGGGCTGGGTGAATTATGCGCTCAGGTCGACCGCTCGCTTGCCGCCTTCGAGCATCCGGGGCTGGAGCGGATCCTGCAGTGGGACCCGCGTCACGCCCAGGCGCTGATCAAACACCTGCTGCCGATCATCAGCAATGAAGACGAGCGGGCCTGCATCGCCGAAGCGGCCGAGCAGGCGCAGCGTCGCTTGATCTCGCTGATCCCCGCGCTGCCATTGCAGACCGTGCACCTGGATATCACTGAATACAATGTGGTCTGGTCACGGGAGTCAGCGACACAATGGCGATTGCAGGGCCTGATTGATTTTGGCGACCTGGTGACCACCTGGCGGATCGCGGACCTCTCGGGGACCTGCGCGGCGTTGCTGCACCATGCCGAAGGTGATCCGCTGTACATCCTGCCCGCGATTCGCGCCTACCACGCGATCAATCCGTTGCAGCTCGAAGAATTGCAGGCGCTCTGGCCGTTGATCATCGCCCGCTCGGCGGTGCTGGTACTCAGCAGCGAGCAACAGGCGGTTATCGAGCCTGACAATACGTATATCCAGGCGAATATCGCCAGCGAGTGGGGCATCTTCGATGTCGCCACATCAGTACCGATTGCTTTGATGGAGGCCGCGATTCTTGCCTGGGTGGGCATGGAGCCGATTTCCACCAACGCAGCCCCCGCTTATCAACCGCTGCTGCCAAGTCTTGCCGGACGTGAGTTCCGCCAGGTTGACCTGGGCGTGCTCAGCGAGCATTTCGTCGCGGGCAACTGGCAGCACAGCGGCATCGATGAGCAGTTGCTCAAACGGGCGTCGCGGGAAACGGGGCAGGCGGCAAGCCGGTTTGGCGAATATCGTCTGTCGCGAACCTTGATCGATAGCGCCAAAGAGCCGGAAACCTTCGCGCTGCATGTCGAGCTGCACCTGGCCACGCAGGCCCCGCTGCATGCTCCGTTTGCGGGTACGTTGCGGCTCACGGCTGATGCGGCCTTGTTGCTGGTGGGCGAGCAGATGAGCCTGCGGCTGTGGGGCGCGACGCTGGAGCTTACGCCCGGCGCGAGCGTTGCAGCCGGAGACATGATCGGCCAGGGCAGCGGGTCGCTGGTGCTGCAATTGTGTGCGGTGCCGGAACTGAGCCCGCCGCTGTTTGCCACCCCCGCCTGGGCCGGTGCCTGGCGCCAGCTGTGCCCGTCGCCTGCCGCGCTGCTGGGGTTTGACTGCGATGCGCCTGCGCTGCCGGATGCAGCGCAATTGCTGGCGCGCCGCGACGCCAGTTTCGCCCGCTCGCAGAAGCACTATTACCAAGCCCCGCCACAGATCGAGCGGGGCTGGCGCAACCATTTGATCGACATGCAGGGCCGCTCCTATCTGGACATGCTCAACAACGTCGCGGTGCTCGGCCACGGCCACCCGCGCATGGCAACTGAGGCAGCACGGCAATGGTCGCTGCTCAACACCAACTCGCGGTTCCATTACGCGGCGATTGCGGAGTTTTCCGAGCGTTTGTTGAAGCTGGCGCCGGAAGGGTTTGACCGGGTATTTATGGTCAACAGCGGCTCCGAAGCCAACGATCTGGCGATCCGTCTGGCCTGGGCCTACCGCGGCGGGCGCGACATGCTCAGTGTATTGGAGGCGTACCACGGTTGGTCGGTGGCCACCGATGCGATTTCCACCTCCATCGCCGACAACCCGCAGGCGCTGAGCACCCGTCCGGAGTGGGTGCATCCAGTGACAGCACCGAATACCTATCGCGGCGAATTTCGCGGTGCCGACAGCGCGCCGCAGTACGTGCGCAGCGTGGATCAGGTGCTTGAGCAACTGGCGGCGCAGCAACGCCAGGTGGCGGGCTTTATCTGCGAGCCGGTGTATGGCAACGCAGGGGGGATCTCGCTGCCAGCGGGCTATCTGCAGCAGGTTTATCAGAAAGTGAGGGCTCAGGGCGGGGTGTGCATTGCTGACGAGGTGCAGGTCGGTTATGGCCGTCTGGGCCATTATTTCTGGGGCTTCGAAGAGCAGGGCGTGGTGCCGGACATCATCACCATGGCCAAAGGCATGGGTAACGGCCACCCGCTGGGCGTTGTGATCACCCGGCGGGAAATCGCCGAGGCGCTGGAAGCCGAGGGCTACTTCTTCTCCTCAGCGGGCGGCAGCCCGGTCAGTTGCCGGATCGGCATGGCGGTGCTGGATGTCATGGCAGAAGAAAAGCTCTGGGAAAACGCCGCAGTCGTGGGCGACCACTTCAAGGCGCGGCTGCAAGACTTGGTTGCTGTGCATCCTCTGGTGGGTGCCGTGCATGGCAGCGGCTTTTATCTGGGGCTGGAGCTGGTACGGAATCGCCAGACGCTGGAGCCCGCCACCGAAGAGACCACCTACCTGTGCGACCGGCTCAGAGACCTGAGCATCTTCATGCAGCCCACTGGCGACTACCTGAACATCCTGAAAATCAAACCGCCAATGTGCACCACCCGGCAAAGCGTGGACTTCTTCGTGGACAGCGTGTCGAAGGTGTTGGCTGAGTTGGAGTAA
- the aguA gene encoding agmatine deiminase — protein MTTLKSTPRADGFYMPAEWAAQTQTWMVWPERPDNWRLGGKPVQSAHVAVAKAIARFEPVTVAVSAAQYDNARARLDVPNIRVVEISNDDAWVRDTGPTFVINDSGEVRGVDWDFNAWGGFDGGLYAPWNLDSQVASKILEVERCPRYQTEGFVLEGGSIHVDGEGTLITTEECLLNRNRNPHLSREDIEAVLSANLAVDKIVWLPDGLFNDETDGHVDNFCCYVRPGEVLLAWTDDPKDPNYPRCQAALSILENTLDAKGRKFIVHKMPIPGPLFATAEECAGVDQVHGSQERNPSVRLAGSYVNFLIVNGGIIAPSFDDPLDGKAREILQQLFPEHEVVMVPGRELLLGGGNIHCLTQQQPAPHRV, from the coding sequence ATGACCACACTCAAGAGCACCCCCCGCGCCGATGGCTTTTACATGCCTGCCGAGTGGGCTGCGCAGACGCAGACCTGGATGGTCTGGCCTGAGCGTCCGGACAACTGGCGTCTGGGTGGCAAACCGGTGCAGAGCGCACACGTGGCAGTGGCGAAGGCCATCGCGCGTTTCGAGCCGGTGACCGTTGCCGTGTCCGCTGCGCAATACGACAACGCTCGGGCGCGTCTGGATGTGCCGAACATCCGTGTGGTGGAAATCAGCAACGATGACGCCTGGGTGCGCGACACCGGGCCGACGTTTGTCATCAACGACAGCGGTGAAGTGCGTGGCGTGGATTGGGACTTCAATGCCTGGGGTGGTTTCGATGGCGGCCTGTATGCCCCGTGGAACCTTGATTCGCAGGTGGCCAGCAAGATCCTCGAAGTTGAGCGCTGCCCGCGCTATCAGACCGAAGGCTTCGTGTTGGAAGGCGGCTCGATCCACGTGGATGGTGAAGGCACGCTGATCACCACAGAAGAATGCCTGCTCAATCGCAACCGCAACCCGCACCTGTCCCGCGAGGATATCGAAGCGGTGCTCAGCGCCAATCTGGCTGTGGATAAGATTGTCTGGTTGCCTGACGGCTTGTTCAACGATGAAACCGATGGGCATGTGGATAACTTCTGCTGCTACGTGCGCCCTGGTGAAGTATTGCTGGCCTGGACCGATGATCCCAAAGACCCCAACTACCCACGCTGCCAGGCGGCACTGAGTATTTTGGAAAACACCCTGGATGCCAAAGGCCGGAAATTCATCGTCCACAAGATGCCAATCCCCGGCCCATTGTTCGCCACCGCCGAAGAGTGCGCGGGCGTTGATCAGGTGCACGGCAGCCAGGAGCGCAACCCGTCGGTGCGTCTGGCCGGTTCCTACGTTAACTTTTTGATCGTCAATGGCGGCATCATCGCCCCCAGCTTCGACGATCCGCTGGACGGTAAAGCCCGTGAAATCCTGCAGCAACTGTTCCCTGAGCACGAAGTGGTGATGGTCCCTGGCCGGGAATTGCTGCTCGGCGGCGGCAATATCCACTGCCTGACTCAGCAGCAACCGGCGCCGCATCGTGTCTGA
- the oprD_1 gene encoding outer membrane porin yields the protein MLSTRLSLLALALISAGHAMADSQADSKGFVEDSHLNLALRNAYINRDYKNGAEDKAEWGQAFMANFASGFTQGTVGVGVDAFGLYGVRLDGGKGRSGAGGIDFFKQGDSGAAADDLSRVGAAVKARISNTVIKYGDQMPALPVLSYDNSRLLPESFTGTMITSKEIDGLEVVAGRFTQEARKSAEGRDSGDLKRIDVYGASYKFTDAFSAAFYASNNEDVFKKQYLNLNYVWALQPDQSLTFDFNGYNTKLDKDYSAAAAAGERDNKIWSLAATWAVGIHSFTLAHQRSTGDTGYNYGGYRNAGGYGDGGNTIYLANSYWSDFNGKDERSWQAAYGIDLSGLVLPGLSYKTAYVRGDNIDDGTNRGRGEEREIFSQLTYVVQSGPAKDLSVRVRNSFLRVSNNASNYNGDGNETRIFVDYPINVF from the coding sequence ATGCTCTCTACACGCCTCAGTTTGCTCGCACTGGCCCTGATCAGTGCCGGCCACGCCATGGCTGACAGCCAAGCGGATTCCAAAGGTTTTGTCGAAGACAGCCACCTGAATCTCGCGCTGCGTAATGCTTATATCAACCGTGATTACAAAAACGGCGCAGAAGACAAAGCCGAGTGGGGCCAAGCCTTCATGGCAAACTTCGCGTCGGGCTTTACCCAAGGCACCGTTGGCGTGGGCGTTGATGCGTTCGGCCTGTACGGCGTGCGTCTGGATGGCGGCAAAGGCCGCAGCGGTGCTGGTGGCATCGACTTCTTCAAGCAAGGCGACAGCGGCGCAGCAGCCGATGACCTGTCCCGTGTTGGTGCTGCTGTAAAAGCACGCATCTCCAACACCGTGATCAAGTACGGCGACCAGATGCCAGCGCTGCCTGTGCTGAGCTATGACAACTCGCGTCTGCTGCCAGAAAGCTTCACCGGCACCATGATCACCTCCAAGGAGATTGACGGCCTGGAAGTGGTTGCCGGTCGCTTCACCCAAGAGGCTCGTAAAAGTGCCGAAGGTCGTGACAGTGGCGATCTCAAGCGTATCGACGTGTATGGCGCCAGCTACAAGTTCACAGACGCGTTCAGCGCTGCGTTCTACGCATCCAACAACGAAGACGTGTTCAAGAAGCAGTACCTGAACCTGAACTACGTCTGGGCCCTGCAGCCTGACCAGTCGCTGACATTTGACTTCAACGGCTACAACACCAAACTGGACAAAGACTACTCGGCAGCCGCAGCGGCCGGCGAGCGTGACAACAAGATCTGGAGCCTAGCGGCGACCTGGGCAGTGGGCATCCACTCCTTCACCCTGGCTCATCAGCGCAGCACGGGCGACACCGGTTACAACTACGGCGGCTATCGTAATGCCGGTGGCTATGGCGACGGTGGCAACACCATCTACCTGGCCAACTCGTACTGGTCCGACTTCAACGGCAAGGACGAGCGCTCCTGGCAGGCCGCTTATGGCATCGACCTGTCCGGTCTGGTGCTGCCTGGCCTGAGTTACAAGACAGCGTACGTGCGCGGCGACAACATCGACGACGGCACCAACCGTGGCCGCGGCGAAGAGCGCGAAATCTTCAGCCAGTTGACGTACGTGGTTCAGAGCGGCCCAGCCAAAGACCTGTCCGTGCGGGTGCGTAACTCGTTCCTGCGTGTTTCCAATAACGCCAGCAACTACAACGGCGACGGCAACGAAACCCGTATCTTCGTGGATTACCCGATCAACGTTTTCTGA
- the ripA_1 gene encoding AraC family transcriptional regulator has protein sequence MALAAPPDLSDIAVPVQPLARTYPRGLFIEPHEHVWGQVLYATSGVMWVETPFEALVVPPQRAVWLPPGVVHGIRVVTDLQMRNIYLRPAIAETLEKTVQVFEVGQLLRQLILGLVEQADDQDSAYYDALVNLALLELQRAKRSILKIPMPDQSDRRLLNLCQAVMSDPSLSIPFEQHAVNAGASVRTLARLFQSALGMGFAEWRRQVQLATAVAELIQGVPVSAIARSLGYSPSSFSDMFRRELGVAPSQYPVGQT, from the coding sequence ATGGCCCTCGCTGCTCCTCCCGATCTTTCCGACATCGCTGTGCCCGTGCAACCGCTGGCGCGGACCTATCCGCGTGGGCTGTTTATCGAGCCCCATGAACATGTCTGGGGGCAGGTGCTGTACGCCACCTCCGGCGTGATGTGGGTCGAGACTCCGTTCGAAGCGCTGGTCGTGCCGCCGCAACGTGCGGTCTGGTTGCCACCGGGCGTGGTGCATGGCATTCGCGTGGTGACTGACCTGCAGATGCGCAATATCTATCTGCGGCCTGCCATCGCCGAGACGCTGGAAAAAACCGTGCAGGTATTCGAAGTCGGGCAGTTGCTGCGCCAGCTGATTCTAGGGCTGGTCGAACAAGCCGACGATCAGGATTCGGCGTATTACGACGCGCTGGTCAATCTGGCGTTGCTGGAGTTGCAGCGCGCCAAACGCTCGATCCTGAAAATCCCCATGCCCGACCAGTCAGACCGACGCCTGCTGAACCTGTGCCAGGCAGTCATGAGCGACCCATCGCTGAGCATCCCCTTCGAGCAGCACGCCGTAAACGCCGGTGCCAGCGTTCGCACCCTGGCGCGTCTGTTCCAAAGCGCCCTGGGCATGGGCTTCGCCGAATGGCGTCGACAGGTGCAATTGGCGACCGCTGTCGCCGAGCTGATCCAGGGCGTACCGGTCAGCGCCATCGCCCGCTCCCTGGGCTACTCGCCCAGCAGCTTCAGCGACATGTTCCGCCGCGAGCTGGGCGTGGCGCCTTCGCAGTATCCAGTGGGCCAAACCTGA
- a CDS encoding XapX domain-containing protein, whose protein sequence is MSYLISIVIGIAVGLLYGALDFRSPAPPAVALVGLTGMLLGEKIWPMGKQLFATWLS, encoded by the coding sequence ATGAGCTACCTCATCTCCATTGTCATCGGTATTGCCGTCGGCTTGCTGTACGGCGCCCTCGATTTCCGTTCGCCTGCGCCGCCAGCCGTGGCGTTGGTGGGCCTCACCGGCATGCTGCTGGGCGAAAAAATATGGCCAATGGGCAAGCAACTGTTTGCCACCTGGCTGTCCTGA
- the mas gene encoding putative dehydrogenase, producing the protein MNALQFSRTGDLAALQYVELPTPVPARGEVLIEVKAAGLNPSDVKNVLGRFPYTTLPRVPGRDFAGVVVEGPQALLGQEVWGTGKEPGFFRDGSHAQFLTLPAKGVALKPKALSFSQAASLGVPYTTAWDALQRSGVGALTRLLVVGANGAVGSAALALGKILGAQVLGAVRRPEQLEALQVLGFKGIVLEKPEDLAAQVNGYYPGGADVIFDTTGFWLPAAVPALATFGRIAIIAAPVDGHVQLPALALYRKGGSVVGINSLLYDCQACAKMLDQFGQYFDQGTLPLPTGLRESPLSEGLARYAEVNQGTSEKIILVP; encoded by the coding sequence ATGAATGCACTGCAATTTTCCAGGACCGGCGACCTCGCCGCCCTGCAATACGTCGAGCTGCCCACGCCTGTGCCCGCGCGAGGTGAAGTGCTGATTGAGGTCAAGGCCGCTGGCCTGAACCCCAGCGATGTAAAAAACGTCCTCGGTCGTTTCCCTTACACCACGCTGCCACGGGTACCGGGTCGGGATTTTGCCGGGGTGGTTGTCGAAGGCCCACAGGCGTTGCTTGGTCAGGAAGTCTGGGGCACAGGCAAAGAGCCTGGTTTTTTTCGCGACGGCTCCCACGCGCAGTTTCTGACCTTGCCCGCCAAGGGGGTGGCGCTCAAGCCCAAGGCGTTGAGTTTCAGCCAGGCCGCCAGCCTCGGTGTGCCCTACACCACCGCCTGGGATGCACTGCAACGCAGCGGCGTTGGTGCTTTAACGCGTTTGTTGGTGGTGGGTGCCAATGGCGCAGTGGGCAGTGCGGCGCTGGCTCTGGGCAAGATTCTCGGCGCACAGGTGCTGGGCGCGGTGCGCCGACCTGAACAGCTTGAAGCCCTGCAAGTCCTAGGCTTCAAAGGCATTGTTCTGGAAAAGCCGGAAGACTTGGCGGCGCAGGTCAATGGGTACTACCCAGGCGGTGCCGATGTGATTTTCGACACCACCGGTTTCTGGCTACCCGCTGCAGTACCCGCGCTGGCTACCTTCGGCCGCATCGCAATCATTGCCGCACCGGTGGACGGCCATGTGCAACTGCCGGCACTTGCGCTGTATCGCAAAGGTGGCTCCGTGGTGGGCATCAACTCGCTGCTCTACGACTGCCAGGCATGCGCAAAAATGCTCGATCAGTTCGGACAGTATTTCGACCAGGGCACCTTGCCGCTGCCCACCGGCCTGCGCGAATCGCCCCTCAGTGAAGGGCTGGCGCGTTATGCAGAGGTGAATCAGGGGACGAGCGAGAAGATCATTCTGGTGCCATGA
- the aer gene encoding aerotaxis receptor Aer — MAKHVTQTEQTFPAEQRLISATDTHGKITYCNEEFARISGFSQAELIGSPHNLVRHPDMPAAVFGLMWSYLKAGKSWMGIVKNRCKNGDFYWVSAYVTPILEDGRLIGFESVRVKPTREQIARAEALYARLRGGKKAVAGARHIGAFLRVMAVPAIAAVLGVGVNVLFPGMVAYVATAMLFLALGGWAYARFEGQLTSIIRSAPGAFTDPVSALAYSDAYGTNARLEMILISEDARLRTALTRLSDLAAQVSEAAGHSSQLSTQSERALLEQRAETDLTAAAMTQMAASINEVAKHVQYTAAEANTANQLAEQGNKVAGSSRDAIQRLAGTVTNISNAVDNLANETQQIMSAAGVIQAIADQTNLLALNAAIEAARAGEQGRGFAVVADEVRALAGKTRESTQQIQAVIESLKKGADEAVSIAKLGISEADNGVAQVIEAQDALQGIREAIARISSMGQQMATASEEQAHVAEDISRQINNVAATFDTSASNANAAVARGSELESTSRGLRALVERFNR, encoded by the coding sequence ATGGCCAAGCATGTCACTCAAACCGAACAGACTTTCCCTGCCGAACAACGGCTGATCTCCGCGACCGACACCCACGGCAAAATCACTTACTGCAACGAGGAGTTCGCCAGGATCAGTGGCTTTTCTCAGGCTGAACTGATCGGCAGTCCGCATAACCTGGTGCGCCATCCAGATATGCCGGCGGCAGTTTTCGGCCTGATGTGGAGCTACCTGAAGGCGGGCAAGAGCTGGATGGGGATCGTCAAGAACCGCTGCAAGAACGGCGACTTCTACTGGGTGAGCGCCTACGTCACGCCGATCCTGGAGGACGGCCGTCTGATTGGGTTCGAATCGGTGAGGGTCAAGCCCACCCGCGAGCAGATCGCCCGTGCCGAAGCACTGTACGCAAGGTTGCGCGGCGGCAAGAAAGCCGTGGCCGGGGCGCGCCATATCGGGGCTTTTTTGAGAGTGATGGCGGTGCCCGCCATTGCGGCGGTGCTGGGGGTTGGGGTCAATGTTTTGTTCCCCGGCATGGTCGCCTATGTCGCGACGGCCATGTTGTTTCTGGCATTGGGAGGCTGGGCCTATGCGCGCTTTGAAGGCCAACTGACGAGCATCATCCGCAGCGCACCGGGGGCGTTCACGGATCCGGTGAGCGCTCTGGCCTATAGCGACGCCTATGGCACCAACGCCCGCCTTGAAATGATTCTGATCAGCGAAGACGCTCGCCTGCGAACCGCGTTAACGCGCCTGAGCGATCTGGCCGCGCAGGTCTCCGAAGCAGCCGGGCATTCGTCGCAGCTGTCCACGCAGAGCGAGCGTGCGTTGCTTGAGCAGCGCGCGGAAACCGACCTGACTGCCGCCGCCATGACGCAGATGGCCGCATCGATCAACGAAGTCGCCAAACACGTGCAGTACACCGCTGCCGAAGCCAACACCGCCAATCAACTGGCCGAGCAAGGCAACAAGGTGGCGGGCAGCTCACGCGATGCCATTCAGCGACTGGCGGGCACGGTGACCAATATCAGCAATGCAGTGGATAACCTGGCCAATGAGACGCAGCAGATCATGTCGGCTGCCGGGGTGATTCAGGCGATTGCCGACCAGACCAATCTGCTGGCACTCAACGCCGCCATTGAAGCCGCCAGGGCCGGGGAACAAGGCCGAGGTTTTGCGGTGGTTGCCGATGAAGTGCGAGCGCTGGCGGGCAAGACCCGGGAGTCCACCCAACAGATTCAGGCGGTGATCGAGTCCCTGAAAAAAGGCGCCGACGAGGCGGTCAGCATCGCTAAGCTTGGCATCAGCGAAGCAGACAACGGCGTTGCCCAGGTGATTGAGGCGCAGGACGCCCTGCAGGGTATTCGCGAGGCGATCGCTCGCATCAGCAGCATGGGCCAACAGATGGCGACCGCGTCCGAAGAGCAGGCGCATGTGGCCGAGGATATCTCCCGGCAGATCAATAACGTCGCCGCGACCTTCGACACCTCCGCCAGCAACGCCAACGCCGCCGTGGCGCGAGGCTCCGAACTGGAAAGCACCTCACGCGGATTGCGGGCGTTGGTGGAGCGGTTTAATCGGTAA
- the accC_1 gene encoding Urea carboxylase without Allophanate hydrolase 2 domains has product MKKLLIANRGEIAVRIARACRDYGVQSVAVYADADIDALQVRQADEAYSLDGQRPAETYLNIEKLLAVAKRSGADAVHPGYGFLSERADFARAVINAGLIWVGPNPETIDVLGDKVEARKLAHLVGAPLVAGTPGPVESAAEVLAFAEQHGLPIAIKAAFGGGGRGMKVAWRMDEVAEMFASAVREAEAAFGRGECFVEQFLDRPRHIEAQIMADKHGKVVVVGTRDCSLQRRNQKLVEEAPAPFISEQQRARIHQSAQDICAKAGYVGAGTVEFLLSQDGTLSFLEVNTRLQVEHPVTEETTGVDLVIEQLRIADGFPLSFSETPTPRGHSFEFRINAEDAGKGFLPTPGLIDEFLPPSGPGVRLDSGVVSGSSVPSTFDSMMAKLIVTGSTREQAITRARRALAEFKIEGIASVLPFHRAVMDHDDFTGADRFAVHTRWIETDFAEQVTIAPRSGLTADPDVLRTFIEIDGKRHELGLPAALLRGMAVSAPGNAGESTAPVAEADPQAVVTPVAGNLHTWLVEDGETVTAGQAIAVVEAMKMETSILAPCDGQVQIGKPAGAYFEASSVIGRIQ; this is encoded by the coding sequence ATGAAAAAATTATTGATCGCCAACCGTGGTGAAATCGCCGTCCGCATCGCTCGCGCTTGCCGCGACTACGGTGTGCAGTCGGTTGCTGTCTATGCCGACGCCGACATCGACGCCCTGCAGGTACGCCAGGCAGATGAAGCCTATTCTCTGGACGGCCAACGCCCTGCCGAGACCTACCTGAACATCGAAAAGCTGCTCGCCGTCGCCAAACGCAGCGGCGCCGACGCTGTGCATCCAGGCTATGGTTTTCTGTCTGAGCGGGCTGATTTCGCCCGGGCGGTGATCAACGCCGGGCTGATCTGGGTCGGCCCGAACCCGGAAACCATCGACGTACTCGGTGACAAGGTCGAAGCCCGCAAGCTGGCTCATCTGGTTGGCGCACCCTTGGTTGCCGGCACACCCGGCCCGGTGGAGAGCGCAGCCGAGGTGCTGGCCTTTGCCGAGCAGCACGGCCTGCCGATTGCTATCAAGGCTGCGTTTGGCGGTGGCGGGCGCGGCATGAAAGTCGCCTGGCGCATGGATGAAGTGGCCGAGATGTTCGCCTCCGCCGTGCGCGAAGCCGAGGCCGCTTTCGGGCGTGGCGAATGTTTCGTTGAGCAGTTCCTCGATCGCCCGCGTCACATCGAAGCGCAGATCATGGCCGACAAACACGGCAAGGTCGTCGTCGTCGGCACCCGCGACTGTTCCCTGCAGCGCCGCAATCAGAAACTGGTGGAAGAAGCGCCCGCACCGTTCATCAGCGAACAGCAGCGCGCGCGCATTCACCAATCTGCCCAGGACATCTGCGCCAAGGCGGGTTATGTCGGCGCGGGCACGGTTGAGTTCCTGCTCAGCCAGGACGGCACCTTGTCGTTCCTTGAGGTCAACACGCGCTTGCAGGTCGAGCACCCGGTGACCGAAGAAACCACGGGCGTCGATCTGGTGATCGAGCAACTGCGCATCGCCGATGGTTTCCCGCTGTCGTTCAGCGAAACCCCGACCCCGCGTGGTCACAGCTTTGAATTCCGTATCAACGCTGAAGACGCAGGCAAAGGCTTCCTGCCAACACCGGGGCTGATTGACGAATTCCTGCCGCCCTCGGGTCCGGGTGTACGCCTGGACAGCGGCGTGGTCAGCGGTTCCAGCGTGCCAAGCACCTTCGATTCGATGATGGCCAAACTGATCGTCACTGGCTCGACGCGGGAACAGGCGATCACCCGCGCCCGCCGCGCCCTGGCTGAATTCAAGATCGAAGGCATCGCCTCGGTGCTGCCGTTCCACCGGGCCGTGATGGACCATGACGACTTCACCGGCGCTGATCGCTTCGCCGTGCACACCCGGTGGATCGAAACCGACTTCGCCGAACAAGTCACCATCGCTCCACGTAGCGGGCTGACTGCCGATCCGGATGTGCTGCGCACCTTCATCGAGATCGACGGCAAGCGCCACGAACTGGGCTTGCCTGCTGCGTTGTTGCGTGGCATGGCCGTCAGTGCGCCAGGCAACGCGGGCGAAAGCACAGCGCCTGTGGCCGAGGCGGATCCACAGGCTGTTGTCACACCTGTCGCGGGAAACCTGCACACCTGGCTGGTCGAGGACGGCGAAACAGTGACTGCCGGGCAAGCCATCGCAGTGGTCGAAGCGATGAAGATGGAAACCTCAATTCTGGCGCCCTGTGATGGACAGGTGCAGATCGGCAAACCGGCAGGTGCTTACTTCGAAGCCAGTTCTGTGATTGGCCGCATTCAATAA